The proteins below come from a single Agrobacterium vitis genomic window:
- the radA gene encoding DNA repair protein RadA: MAKAKTQFICQNCGTVHSRWAGKCDGCAQWNTIVEEDPMGGIGSGPGKVPKKGRAVTLTSLSGEIEEAPRIPTGLSELDRATGGGFVRGSAVLIGGDPGIGKSTLLMQAAAALSRQGHRVVYVSGEEAVAQVRLRAQRLNAADTDVLLAAETNVEDILATISEGKRPDLVIIDSIQTLWSDTADSAPGTVTQVRTGVQAMIRFAKQTGATMVLVGHVTKEGQIAGPRVVEHMVDAVLYFEGDRGHHYRILRTVKNRFGPTDEIGVFEMSDRGLREVANPSELFLGERNEKAPGAAVFAGMEGTRPVLVEVQALVAATALGTPRRAVVGWDSSRLAMILAVLEAHCGVRLGQHDVYLNVAGGYRITEPAADMAIASALVSSLAGVALPADCVYFGEISLSGAVRPVSHTAQRLKEAEKLGFSSAVLPASSVDLPKRTGKWGEIESLPDLVARIAGSKLKSRQQGNED; encoded by the coding sequence ATGGCCAAGGCAAAGACCCAATTCATCTGCCAGAACTGCGGCACGGTTCACAGCCGCTGGGCTGGCAAATGCGATGGTTGCGCGCAATGGAACACCATTGTCGAGGAAGACCCGATGGGTGGCATCGGCTCTGGTCCCGGCAAGGTGCCAAAGAAAGGCCGGGCGGTAACGCTGACCTCGCTGTCGGGCGAAATCGAGGAAGCACCACGCATTCCGACCGGCCTGTCGGAACTGGACCGGGCGACCGGCGGCGGTTTCGTGCGCGGCTCCGCCGTGCTGATTGGCGGTGATCCGGGCATCGGCAAATCCACCCTGCTGATGCAGGCCGCCGCCGCCTTGTCGCGGCAGGGCCATCGGGTCGTCTATGTCTCGGGCGAAGAAGCAGTGGCCCAGGTGCGGCTGCGTGCGCAGCGGCTGAATGCCGCCGATACCGACGTGCTGCTGGCAGCAGAAACCAATGTCGAGGACATTCTGGCGACGATTTCCGAAGGCAAACGGCCCGATCTTGTCATCATCGATTCGATCCAGACGCTCTGGAGCGATACCGCCGATTCGGCCCCAGGCACGGTCACGCAGGTGCGGACCGGGGTGCAGGCGATGATTCGTTTCGCCAAGCAGACCGGGGCCACCATGGTTCTGGTTGGCCACGTCACCAAGGAGGGCCAGATCGCCGGTCCCCGCGTCGTCGAGCACATGGTCGATGCGGTGCTATATTTCGAGGGCGACCGGGGCCACCATTACCGCATCCTGCGCACCGTCAAGAACCGTTTCGGACCCACCGACGAAATCGGCGTGTTCGAAATGTCGGATCGGGGCCTGCGCGAAGTCGCCAATCCCTCGGAACTGTTTCTGGGGGAGCGCAATGAAAAAGCGCCGGGCGCTGCGGTGTTTGCAGGCATGGAAGGCACGCGTCCAGTGTTGGTCGAAGTGCAGGCGCTGGTGGCCGCCACAGCGCTTGGCACGCCGCGCCGGGCCGTGGTCGGCTGGGATTCCAGCCGTCTGGCGATGATTCTGGCCGTACTGGAGGCCCATTGCGGTGTCAGGCTTGGCCAGCACGATGTCTATCTGAATGTGGCAGGCGGCTACCGAATCACCGAACCCGCCGCCGATATGGCAATTGCCTCGGCGCTGGTGTCATCGCTGGCGGGCGTCGCCCTGCCCGCTGATTGTGTCTATTTCGGCGAAATCAGCCTTTCGGGCGCGGTGCGGCCCGTATCGCATACGGCGCAGCGATTGAAAGAGGCTGAAAAGCTTGGCTTTTCCTCCGCCGTTTTGCCCGCCTCCTCTGTCGATCTGCCGAAACGCACCGGCAAATGGGGTGAAATCGAAAGCCTGCCGGATCTGGTGGCGCGCATTGCCGGATCGAAACTGAAATCGCGCCAGCAGGGCAATGAGGATTGA
- a CDS encoding UDP-glucuronic acid decarboxylase family protein, producing MGKTRTALVTGGAGFLGSHVCARLLDEGCDVVCLDNLQTGRRKNIEPLLTNPKLSFIKADVRDPLPQGNYDEIWNLACPASPPQYQIDPVGTMLINVLGMKNVLDLAVACGARVFQASTSEIYGDPQVHPQTESYRGAVNTIGPRACYDEGKRAAETLCFDYHRQHGVEIKVVRIFNTYGPNMDPQDGRVVSNFIVRALEEAPLELYGGGTQTRSFCYVDDLIEGFFRLMRSDASITGPVNIGDPGEFTVRELADIILEMTGSRSVIIDRPLPKDDPLLRRPDITLAGQLLGWAPKVRLREGLKRSIPYFAAETGRPINTRAANINLDTLS from the coding sequence ATGGGAAAGACACGGACGGCATTGGTGACCGGCGGCGCTGGATTTCTCGGTTCCCACGTCTGCGCACGTTTGCTTGACGAAGGCTGTGATGTGGTTTGCCTGGACAATCTCCAGACCGGGCGGCGCAAAAATATCGAACCTCTGCTGACCAATCCCAAACTGTCCTTTATAAAAGCCGATGTCCGCGATCCCTTGCCGCAAGGCAATTATGACGAGATCTGGAATCTCGCCTGCCCCGCCTCGCCGCCGCAATATCAGATCGATCCTGTCGGCACGATGCTGATCAATGTGCTTGGCATGAAAAACGTGCTGGACCTGGCTGTCGCCTGCGGCGCGCGGGTGTTTCAGGCATCGACCAGCGAGATCTACGGCGATCCGCAGGTTCATCCGCAGACGGAAAGCTATCGTGGCGCAGTCAACACGATAGGGCCGCGGGCCTGCTATGACGAAGGCAAGCGCGCCGCCGAAACCCTGTGTTTCGATTATCACCGCCAGCATGGCGTTGAAATCAAGGTGGTGCGGATCTTCAACACCTATGGTCCCAACATGGACCCGCAGGATGGACGGGTGGTGTCCAACTTCATCGTCCGCGCCCTGGAAGAGGCCCCGCTGGAACTTTATGGCGGCGGCACGCAGACCCGATCCTTCTGCTATGTCGATGATCTGATCGAGGGATTTTTCCGACTGATGCGCTCCGATGCCTCGATCACCGGTCCGGTCAATATTGGCGATCCCGGCGAGTTTACCGTGCGGGAACTGGCTGACATCATTCTGGAAATGACCGGAAGCCGGTCGGTTATCATCGACAGGCCGCTGCCGAAGGACGATCCGCTGCTGCGGCGTCCCGACATCACCCTTGCCGGGCAATTGCTGGGCTGGGCGCCGAAAGTGCGGCTGCGTGAAGGGCTGAAGCGGTCGATCCCGTATTTCGCAGCGGAAACGGGACGCCCCATAAACACAAGAGCTGCCAACATCAATCTGGATACATTGTCATGA